The following coding sequences lie in one Arabidopsis thaliana chromosome 3, partial sequence genomic window:
- a CDS encoding uncharacterized protein (unknown protein; FUNCTIONS IN: molecular_function unknown; INVOLVED IN: biological_process unknown; LOCATED IN: endomembrane system; EXPRESSED IN: 21 plant structures; EXPRESSED DURING: 13 growth stages; Has 26 Blast hits to 26 proteins in 13 species: Archae - 0; Bacteria - 0; Metazoa - 0; Fungi - 0; Plants - 26; Viruses - 0; Other Eukaryotes - 0 (source: NCBI BLink).): protein MEGISHIALPVLGIVAVSVVTFYAVSFAEIREKSFKDVYDSENEVGFKTSLSSRERRSKREANKKRPKS from the exons atggaagggATAAGCCATATCGCACTCCCTGTTCTTGGAATCGTCGCAGTCTCGGTCGTAACATTCTATGCCGTTAGCTTTGCCGAGATCAGAGAG AAATCGTTTAAAGATGTGTACGACTCGGAGAACGAAGTTGGGTTCAAGACTTCTCTAAGTTCAAGGGAGAGAAGAtcaaagagagaagcaaacaaaaaacgtCCTAAATCTTGA
- the POP2 gene encoding Pyridoxal phosphate (PLP)-dependent transferases superfamily protein (POLLEN-PISTIL INCOMPATIBILITY 2 (POP2); CONTAINS InterPro DOMAIN/s: Pyridoxal phosphate-dependent transferase, major domain (InterPro:IPR015424), Aminotransferase class-III (InterPro:IPR005814), Pyridoxal phosphate-dependent transferase, major region, subdomain 1 (InterPro:IPR015421); BEST Arabidopsis thaliana protein match is: HOPW1-1-interacting 1 (TAIR:AT1G80600.1).) → MPTIVNKNLIFFQNAKLTWIRMKKVHLHSKYATCMSGNSTSRRIFTTEAAPEKKNTVGSKGHDMLAPFTAGWQSADLDPLVIAKSEGSYVYDDTGKKYLDSLAGLWCTALGGNEPRLVSAAVEQLNTLPFYHSFWNRTTKPSLDLAKVLLEMFTANKMAKAFFTSGGSDANDTQVKLVWYYNNALGRPEKKKFIARKKSYHGSTLISASLSGLPPLHQNFDLPAPFVLHTDCPHYWRFHLPGETEEEFSTRLAKNLEDLIIKEGPETIGAFIAEPVMGAGGVIPPPATYFEKVQAVVKKYDILFIADEVICAFGRLGTMFGCDKYNIKPDLVTLAKALSSAYMPIGAILMSQEVADVINSHSSKLGVFSHGFTYSGHPVSCAVAIEALKIYKERNIPEYVAKVAPRFQDGVKAFASGSPIIGETRGTGLILGTEFVDNKSPNEPFPPEWGVGAFFGAECQKHGMLVRVAGDGILMSPPLIISPEEIDELISIYGKALKATEEKVKELKAQHKK, encoded by the exons AAAAAG GTTCATTTGCACAGTAAGTATGCCACTTGCATGTCTGGGAACTCCACTTCCAGGAGGATTTTCACTACTGAGGCAGCAcctgagaagaaaaacactGTTGG GTCTAAAGGGCATGATATGCTTGCACCTTTTACTGCTGGATGGCAGAGTGCTGATTTAGATCCCTTGGTCATTGCAAAGTCTGAG GGaagttatgtgtatgatgatACTGGGAAAAAATATCTTGACTCTCTCGCTGGTTTATGGTGTACTGCCTTAG GAGGAAATGAGCCAAGGCTTGTTTCTGCCGCTGTTGAACAGTTGAACACCTTGCCGTTTTATCACTCCTTTTGGAACCGTACTACTAAACCTTCTCTG GATCTTGCTAAGGTTCTTTTAGAGATGTTCACGGCCAACAAAATGGCCAAAGCATTTTTTACAAGCGGTGGATCAGATGCCAACGATACCCAG GTCAAGCTGGTTTGGTATTACAATAACGCACTTGGAAGGCCcgagaagaaaaagtttatcGCGAGAAAGAAATC GTACCATGGCTCCACTCTAATATCAGCAAGTTTGTCCGG CCTTCCCCCGCTAcaccaaaattttgatttaccTGCACCATTTGTGTTGCACACAGATTGCCCTCATTATTGGCGTTTTCATCTTCCAG GCGAAACGGAAGAGGAGTTCTCAACCAGATTAGCCAAGAATTTAGAGGATCTAATCATCAAAGAAGGACCAGAAACT ATTGGTGCTTTTATAGCTGAACCAGTCATGGGTGCTGGGGGTGTGATACCTCCACCTGCTACCTACTTTGAAAAG GTTCAAGCTGTTGTTAAGAAATATGATATCTTGTTCATTGCTGATGAG GTGATATGTGCATTTGGAAGGCTCGGGACAATGTTTGGCTGTGACAAATACAACATTAAGCCAGATCTTGTGACCTTAGCTAAG GCACTGTCTTCAGCATATATGCCGATTGGAGCCATTCTTATGAGCCAAGAAGTGGCAGATGTCATAAATTCTCATAGCAGCAAGCTAG GCGTTTTCTCCCATGGATTTACTTATTCTGGTCATCCAGTTTCGTGTGCTGTAGCAATTGAAGCGTTAAAGATATACAA GGAGAGGAACATACCAGAGTATGTCGCCAAAGTTGCCCCAAGGTTTCAAGATGGAGTTAAAGCGTTTGCCTCTGGTAGTCCTATTATTGGAGAG ACAAGAGGAACAGGTTTGATTCTTGGGACTGAGTTTGTAGACAATAAATCTCCGAACGAACCATTTCCACCAGAATGGG GTGTTGGCGCATTCTTTGGAGCCGAGTGCCAGAAGCACGGGATGTTAGTCCGTGTTGCAGGTGATGGCATTTTGATGTCTCCACCGCTCATTATCTCACCTGAAGAGATTGATGAG TTGATTTCTATCTATGGGAAAGCATTGAAGGCAACGGAAGAGAAGGTAAAAGAACTCAAGGCTCAGCACAAGAAGTGA
- the POP2 gene encoding Pyridoxal phosphate (PLP)-dependent transferases superfamily protein (POLLEN-PISTIL INCOMPATIBILITY 2 (POP2); FUNCTIONS IN: 4-aminobutyrate:pyruvate transaminase activity, cobalt ion binding, 4-aminobutyrate transaminase activity, zinc ion binding; INVOLVED IN: in 11 processes; LOCATED IN: mitochondrion, plasma membrane; EXPRESSED IN: 28 plant structures; EXPRESSED DURING: 16 growth stages; CONTAINS InterPro DOMAIN/s: Pyridoxal phosphate-dependent transferase, major domain (InterPro:IPR015424), Aminotransferase class-III (InterPro:IPR005814), Pyridoxal phosphate-dependent transferase, major region, subdomain 1 (InterPro:IPR015421); BEST Arabidopsis thaliana protein match is: HOPW1-1-interacting 1 (TAIR:AT1G80600.1); Has 35485 Blast hits to 35478 proteins in 2746 species: Archae - 740; Bacteria - 23053; Metazoa - 633; Fungi - 902; Plants - 413; Viruses - 17; Other Eukaryotes - 9727 (source: NCBI BLink).), with the protein MVVINSLRRLARTTQVHLHSKYATCMSGNSTSRRIFTTEAAPEKKNTVGSKGHDMLAPFTAGWQSADLDPLVIAKSEGSYVYDDTGKKYLDSLAGLWCTALGGNEPRLVSAAVEQLNTLPFYHSFWNRTTKPSLDLAKVLLEMFTANKMAKAFFTSGGSDANDTQVKLVWYYNNALGRPEKKKFIARKKSYHGSTLISASLSGLPPLHQNFDLPAPFVLHTDCPHYWRFHLPGETEEEFSTRLAKNLEDLIIKEGPETIGAFIAEPVMGAGGVIPPPATYFEKVQAVVKKYDILFIADEVICAFGRLGTMFGCDKYNIKPDLVTLAKALSSAYMPIGAILMSQEVADVINSHSSKLGVFSHGFTYSGHPVSCAVAIEALKIYKERNIPEYVAKVAPRFQDGVKAFASGSPIIGETRGTGLILGTEFVDNKSPNEPFPPEWGVGAFFGAECQKHGMLVRVAGDGILMSPPLIISPEEIDELISIYGKALKATEEKVKELKAQHKK; encoded by the exons GTTCATTTGCACAGTAAGTATGCCACTTGCATGTCTGGGAACTCCACTTCCAGGAGGATTTTCACTACTGAGGCAGCAcctgagaagaaaaacactGTTGG GTCTAAAGGGCATGATATGCTTGCACCTTTTACTGCTGGATGGCAGAGTGCTGATTTAGATCCCTTGGTCATTGCAAAGTCTGAG GGaagttatgtgtatgatgatACTGGGAAAAAATATCTTGACTCTCTCGCTGGTTTATGGTGTACTGCCTTAG GAGGAAATGAGCCAAGGCTTGTTTCTGCCGCTGTTGAACAGTTGAACACCTTGCCGTTTTATCACTCCTTTTGGAACCGTACTACTAAACCTTCTCTG GATCTTGCTAAGGTTCTTTTAGAGATGTTCACGGCCAACAAAATGGCCAAAGCATTTTTTACAAGCGGTGGATCAGATGCCAACGATACCCAG GTCAAGCTGGTTTGGTATTACAATAACGCACTTGGAAGGCCcgagaagaaaaagtttatcGCGAGAAAGAAATC GTACCATGGCTCCACTCTAATATCAGCAAGTTTGTCCGG CCTTCCCCCGCTAcaccaaaattttgatttaccTGCACCATTTGTGTTGCACACAGATTGCCCTCATTATTGGCGTTTTCATCTTCCAG GCGAAACGGAAGAGGAGTTCTCAACCAGATTAGCCAAGAATTTAGAGGATCTAATCATCAAAGAAGGACCAGAAACT ATTGGTGCTTTTATAGCTGAACCAGTCATGGGTGCTGGGGGTGTGATACCTCCACCTGCTACCTACTTTGAAAAG GTTCAAGCTGTTGTTAAGAAATATGATATCTTGTTCATTGCTGATGAG GTGATATGTGCATTTGGAAGGCTCGGGACAATGTTTGGCTGTGACAAATACAACATTAAGCCAGATCTTGTGACCTTAGCTAAG GCACTGTCTTCAGCATATATGCCGATTGGAGCCATTCTTATGAGCCAAGAAGTGGCAGATGTCATAAATTCTCATAGCAGCAAGCTAG GCGTTTTCTCCCATGGATTTACTTATTCTGGTCATCCAGTTTCGTGTGCTGTAGCAATTGAAGCGTTAAAGATATACAA GGAGAGGAACATACCAGAGTATGTCGCCAAAGTTGCCCCAAGGTTTCAAGATGGAGTTAAAGCGTTTGCCTCTGGTAGTCCTATTATTGGAGAG ACAAGAGGAACAGGTTTGATTCTTGGGACTGAGTTTGTAGACAATAAATCTCCGAACGAACCATTTCCACCAGAATGGG GTGTTGGCGCATTCTTTGGAGCCGAGTGCCAGAAGCACGGGATGTTAGTCCGTGTTGCAGGTGATGGCATTTTGATGTCTCCACCGCTCATTATCTCACCTGAAGAGATTGATGAG TTGATTTCTATCTATGGGAAAGCATTGAAGGCAACGGAAGAGAAGGTAAAAGAACTCAAGGCTCAGCACAAGAAGTGA